The bacterium sequence CATGGAATATATTGATGATAGAAAAATCCCATATCACAGAGAAAACCGTAGACTTCCCTGGCTTTTTTTGCATTTGCTGAAGTAACAAGAGTCAGAATATTAAACTCCACATTGTTCTGTTTTAGATGTTCTATGCCTCTTAAGACATCTGTATATGATCCATGTCCATCAGCAGTAATTCTGTAGCGGTTATGAATATTCTCTGGTCCGTCAAGACTAACTCCTACTAAAAATTTGTATTTTGCAAGGTGCTTGGCAAATTCCCCGTCAATTAGTGTGGCATTTGTTTGAAGTCCATTTGCCACTAAAGCCCCGCTCTTGCCATATTTCTGCTGAAGTTCAGTCACTCTGCGAAAAAAATCAACACCCATAAGGGTTGGCTCACCCCCCTGCCAGCCAAAAGCATACTGTTTCTGCTCTGTTTTCATATAGCTGGAAATCATTTGCGCAAGTACCCCATCAGACATGCGATGACGTTTGATTTTGAGATAGAGAGCACTCCTATCCAGATAAAAACAATATGGACAATGAAGATTACAGTCAGCAGATGCAGGTTTTATTAAAAGAGAAAATTGTCTCATTTTGTCCTAGCAATATTTTATTTTTAGCGTGTTTTATATTATTAAAATATTATTCGATTATGTCAATTGTTTTGCTTGACAAGCAAATATGAGCATGACATAATCTAAAATCAAGCAAATATGAGCAAATATGGGTAAGAATAAGCATGTTCACAGTTGAGAGACATAAAAAGATAAAAGAAATTTTAAATAGCAAAAAGAGCATATCTGTTCCGGAGCTAAGCGAGCAGCTTGATGTGTCGGAATCAACCATAAGAAGAGACCTGCATGTCTTGGAACAAAACAAGTTGATCCAGCGAACGCATGGCGGGGCAGTTAATATAGATTCCGTACGCTTTGAACCTTCTCTCTCAGAAAAAGAAATTCAATTCAGGGATGAGAAATTAAGAGTGGCAAAACAGGCAGTTCAAATGATACAAGATGGCGATACAATTGCGCTGGATGGCGGCACTACTACGCTCGAGATAGCGAGAATTTTACCGAATATGGCGAATCTAACGGTTGTTACAAATTCAGTAAAGATAATTGCTGAGCTGGCAAATCTGCCGGATGTTAATGTTGTTGTAACAGGTGGAAATCTGCGCAGAATGAACATGACACTTGTAGGGCCTATTTCAAACCAGACAC is a genomic window containing:
- a CDS encoding anaerobic sulfatase maturase, encoding MRQFSLLIKPASADCNLHCPYCFYLDRSALYLKIKRHRMSDGVLAQMISSYMKTEQKQYAFGWQGGEPTLMGVDFFRRVTELQQKYGKSGALVANGLQTNATLIDGEFAKHLAKYKFLVGVSLDGPENIHNRYRITADGHGSYTDVLRGIEHLKQNNVEFNILTLVTSANAKKAREVYGFLCDMGFFYHQYIPCVEFDNKGHPMPFSISGEEWGDFLCGIFDKWIKRDMRKVSVRLFDSILTLIVDGVYNVCHMGDNCCQYFVVEHNGDIYPCDFFVESNKKLGSIVNDSWEKLQTSPRYIEFGKKKALWNKECDRCEYLKYCSGDCLKHRLYKRDNSRNLSWLCKGWKRFFNHSLPEFKKLALSIKEQRKYVTLN
- a CDS encoding DeoR/GlpR family DNA-binding transcription regulator translates to MFTVERHKKIKEILNSKKSISVPELSEQLDVSESTIRRDLHVLEQNKLIQRTHGGAVNIDSVRFEPSLSEKEIQFRDEKLRVAKQAVQMIQDGDTIALDGGTTTLEIARILPNMANLTVVTNSVKIIAELANLPDVNVVVTGGNLRRMNMTLVGPISNQTLENLHIDKLFTGTIGLTYEEGLTTTDVIEAKTKRSMIERAKEVIVVADYSKIGKLAFANVASINSIDKLITNTGISKRLVKKFQKKGIEVITV